The proteins below come from a single Seriola aureovittata isolate HTS-2021-v1 ecotype China chromosome 23, ASM2101889v1, whole genome shotgun sequence genomic window:
- the LOC130164005 gene encoding Fc receptor-like protein 5 isoform X1 has translation MQFTPFCLMLSACIRVSPDRSQFFRYDTITMSCEDVLNSTGWKVKRKTLEGGVRPCSLGWGSTSSGSTCIIGNIYPSDGGVYWCESVDGKQSNGVNITITDRTVILESPALPVSEGAAVTLYCKAETRSPDHVFNFYKDGRPIGSSSTGQMTIHSVSKSDEGLYMCSVSGGEESRASWLAVEASSSSRTASCSVSVLKIMFHLLVGTPYLLSTILLGLIYRDRRRAAQTVAKRRGSNDVIMDIVV, from the exons ATGCAGTTCACACCGTTCTGCCTGATGCTGT CGGCCTGTATTCGGGTCAGCCCTGACAGGTCTCAGTTCTTCAGGTACGACACCATCACCATGAGCTGCGAGGATGTGCTGAACTCCACCGGGTGGAAGGTGAAGAGGAAAACACTGGAGGGCGGGGTCAGACCCTGCTCCTTAGGTTGGGGCTCCACCTCCTCGGGGTCGACTTGCATCATTGGAAACATCTACCCATCGGACGGCGGGGTGTACTGGTGTGAGTCTGTGGACGGGAAGCAGAGCAACGGTGTCAACATCACCATCACTG aTCGTACTGTGATCCTGGAAAGTCCCGCCCTCCCTGTGTCGGAGGGAGCCGCTGTGACTCTGTACTGCAAAGCTGAGACGCGCTCCCCCGACCACGTGTTTAATTTCTATAAAGATGGCCGCCCCATCGGCAGCAGCTCCACGGGTCAGATGACCATTCACAGTGTTTCCAAATCTGATGAAGGCCTCTACATGTGCAGCGTTTCTGGAGGTGAAGAATCAAGAGCCAGCTGGCTGGCTGTTGAAG CTTCATCCTCATCTCGGACTGCttcatgttcagtttctgtCTTGAAAATCATGTTTCACCTGCTGGTGGGAACTCCTTACCTGCTGTCCACCATCTTACTGGGACTCATTtacagagacaggaggagag CAGCTCAGACGGTTGCAAAGAGAAGAGGCAGCAACGATGTCATCATGGATATAGTCGTGTAG
- the LOC130164006 gene encoding butyrophilin subfamily 3 member A2-like, whose amino-acid sequence MCDRLLLFSALLCCTGESSVFDPAERVLGPEKVLAFAGRDVTLTCTFNITDRGDLPTVEWSKDDLEPNVIFLYRDGCETHEMKNPDFEYRTSFVMKNLKHGDISLRISNVRLSDAGRYQCMRLWKNAPKDITKVELNVVSMSEPKLSVVPHKTGGVTLQCEARSWLPEPKIMFLDDRGNDLPAKEPETHQDESGCHSVRRQVTLQTATSRVICRAHQLEFNR is encoded by the exons ATGTGTGATCGTCTTCTCCTGTTTTCTGCCCTGCTGTGTTGCACAG GTGAATCCTCAGTGTTTGATCCGGCAGAGAGAGTGCTTGGTCCGGAGAAGGTCCTGGCCTTTGCTGGCAGAGATGTCACCCTTACCTGTACTTTCAACATCACCGACAGAGGCGACCTTCCGACAGTGGAGTGGTCTAAGGATGACCTGGAGCCGAACGTCATCTTCCTGTACCGGGACGGCTGCGAGACTCACGAGATGAAGAATCCGGACTTCGAGTACAGGACCAGCTTCGTCatgaaaaacctgaaacacGGAGACATCTCGTTAAGGATTTCCAACGTGCGGCTGTCTGACGCCGGGAGATACCAGTGTATGAGGCTCTGGAAGAATGCCCCTAAAGACATTACAAAAGTGGAGCTTAATGTGG TTTCGATGTCTGAGCCAAAACTCTCAGTGGTTCCTCACAAGACCGGAGGCGTGACGCTGCAGTGTGAGGCGAGGAGCTGGCTGCCAGAGCCCAAGATCATGTTTCTGGACGATCGGGGAAACGACCTTCCCGCTAAAGAGCCAGAAACACATCAAGATGAGAGTGGATGTCACTCCGTGAGACGACAAGTGACTCTCCAAACCGCCACTAGCAG GGTCATCTGCAGGGCTCACCAGTTGGAGTTCAACAG GTGA
- the LOC130164005 gene encoding Fc receptor-like protein 5 isoform X2, which produces MQFTPFCLMLSACIRVSPDRSQFFRYDTITMSCEDVLNSTGWKVKRKTLEGGVRPCSLGWGSTSSGSTCIIGNIYPSDGGVYWCESVDGKQSNGVNITITDRTVILESPALPVSEGAAVTLYCKAETRSPDHVFNFYKDGRPIGSSSTGQMTIHSVSKSDEGLYMCSVSGGEESRASWLAVEASSSSRTASCSVSVLKIMFHLLVGTPYLLSTILLGLIYRDRRRAQTVAKRRGSNDVIMDIVV; this is translated from the exons ATGCAGTTCACACCGTTCTGCCTGATGCTGT CGGCCTGTATTCGGGTCAGCCCTGACAGGTCTCAGTTCTTCAGGTACGACACCATCACCATGAGCTGCGAGGATGTGCTGAACTCCACCGGGTGGAAGGTGAAGAGGAAAACACTGGAGGGCGGGGTCAGACCCTGCTCCTTAGGTTGGGGCTCCACCTCCTCGGGGTCGACTTGCATCATTGGAAACATCTACCCATCGGACGGCGGGGTGTACTGGTGTGAGTCTGTGGACGGGAAGCAGAGCAACGGTGTCAACATCACCATCACTG aTCGTACTGTGATCCTGGAAAGTCCCGCCCTCCCTGTGTCGGAGGGAGCCGCTGTGACTCTGTACTGCAAAGCTGAGACGCGCTCCCCCGACCACGTGTTTAATTTCTATAAAGATGGCCGCCCCATCGGCAGCAGCTCCACGGGTCAGATGACCATTCACAGTGTTTCCAAATCTGATGAAGGCCTCTACATGTGCAGCGTTTCTGGAGGTGAAGAATCAAGAGCCAGCTGGCTGGCTGTTGAAG CTTCATCCTCATCTCGGACTGCttcatgttcagtttctgtCTTGAAAATCATGTTTCACCTGCTGGTGGGAACTCCTTACCTGCTGTCCACCATCTTACTGGGACTCATTtacagagacaggaggagag CTCAGACGGTTGCAAAGAGAAGAGGCAGCAACGATGTCATCATGGATATAGTCGTGTAG